The genomic window GGTTCATTTTCAATCTGGCACTGGCTGATCGTGCTGCTCGTCGTGGTCATGATCTTCGGCACCAAGAAGCTGCGGAACATGGGTTCCGACCTGGGCGGCGCTGTCAAGGGTTTCAAGGACGGCATGAAGGAAGGCGGCTCCTCCGATGCGCCCGCCGCTTCGTCGGCCCCCGCTGCCCAGGTGACCGGCCAGCCGGCCAACAGCGACAAGTCGGCAATCGACGTTGAAGCGCGTCAGAAGTCCTGAGCGCGGGTTCTAAGTGCTCGACCTCGGTATTGAGAAGCTGGCGCTGATCGGCGTCGTGGCGCTGATCGTCATCGGGCCCGAAAAGCTGCCCAGAGTGGCGCGCACGGTCGGCACCCTGCTGGGCAAGGCGCAGCGCTATGTGAACGACGTCAAGGCCGAGGTCAATCGCTCGATGGAACTCGAAGAGCTGCGCAAGATGAAGACCACCGTGGAGGATGCGGCGCGCGACGTCGAGCACAGCATCCATACCGGTGCGAGCG from Variovorax paradoxus includes these protein-coding regions:
- the tatB gene encoding Sec-independent protein translocase protein TatB, which gives rise to MLDLGIEKLALIGVVALIVIGPEKLPRVARTVGTLLGKAQRYVNDVKAEVNRSMELEELRKMKTTVEDAARDVEHSIHTGASDLEKQFSGSGETLSALAEPEPSVPEYRHPRKNWRLKQGATPQWYKARNGVRTKALSGAARVARFRPHKIN
- the tatA gene encoding Sec-independent protein translocase subunit TatA — translated: MGSFSIWHWLIVLLVVVMIFGTKKLRNMGSDLGGAVKGFKDGMKEGGSSDAPAASSAPAAQVTGQPANSDKSAIDVEARQKS